The Pristiophorus japonicus isolate sPriJap1 chromosome 2, sPriJap1.hap1, whole genome shotgun sequence DNA segment aagaccaagctctctcttgttcatcccgatttgaatgatcgtgttgaaaacagatgtcaaagtcagcaagggtatcatgatcgtgctgctgtcacatgacatctctgtcaacgatccggtttatgtattgaactatggtcaaggaccaaagtggatcgccggcattgttacagccaaggagggtaacagagtgtttattgtcgtgctcaagaatgggcaaacatgcaggaaacatgttgatcagataaaactgaggcacacagatgaaatGGAACCGCTTGagaaagatgcagtcagtgaccaaccaaccaatgttcattcatcagaggactttgctgtcattactgaaacTGGATCTCCAGTCAATGATGTGgttattaccactcccatcagatcggttactcagccttcagtcactactgactcagaacgctcgcctagaactgaagttgaactgagacgatcaactcgtgagcggaaagtcccagaccgtcttaatttgtaaaaagactgatattaagatcttgaaaggggatgttgttatgcatTTATGCTTGGGATCACCAGAcatcagagggcgccactgtcggaggtcatcgggctgtacgcgtgcatgcgcagtcactggtatataagcgcgggtaccatgtcacgcgggttactttgggcgcgaataaagttggatcaggtttacacctgaggcagtttacagtaacgagtcttgtgagtcattacattcattacattttcctcctttaagacactccttaaaacctccctctttgagcaagcttttggtcacatgccgtaatttcttcttatgtggcttggtgtcaaatttacttgttttgtcttaaaacactccggtgaagcgcctttactacattaaaggtgctatataaatgcaagttgttgctactGTTAATAAGGCTCTTCACTTAGCTGTGTGAATttcgctgtttaaaaaaaaatgaagttcaGTCATATATTTTGTCCatctccacccttacctcagccTCCTGTCATAAAAGCCTTTAACTACACTCCTGTCCTGCACCCTCTATAAATTCCATCGCCCATTTCCTGTCCTTGCTCACCTACCTACCCACCTTCACTGTCTTACACTGGTTCCCTGTCCCCAACCTCAGTGAATCCAAAATACTAATCGCCAGctccttggaactccttcacggcaaacgagccaaagatgggcagaggaaacgttacaaggtcatcctcaaagcctccctgataaagtgcaacatccccaccgacacctgggagtccctggccaaagaccaccctaagtggagggcgctgagcacttcgagtttcatcaccgagagcatgcagaaatcaagtgcaggcagtgaaaagagcgtgcggcaaaccagtcccaccctcccttaccctcagcgactatctgtcccacctgtgacagggactgtagctctcatattggactgttcagccacctaaggactcatgttaagagtggaagcaagtcttcctcgattccgagggactgcctatgatgatgatgatgacataccaGGAATTCAGTTTTCAACCTTCTTGGTCTGTTTGGCTCAAAATAATGCCACACTTATTTCCACTTTCTAATATGGAAAATAGTGGAAAAATTTCTGATTGTAAAAAAGTTTTAATTTATTGAGACATATTCTGTAAACTAAGAGAAAATTACGACACACCTACACTTTAAACCTTGTTACCACAATATTTGTACATGTTTCTCATCAGAGGTCAGTGATAACAAGGTGGAAATAAGTATAAAATTATTAAATATTACAGTCAACAAAAGTGGATATTTATATGTACTACAGGCTGGATCACTGAGATTGGGACACTTTATCAGTGAGTGCAAAAGTACAGTTTTATTTAATACATCATCTTTAAAGTATCTGGCATCATGGTGGCATGCAGTTCAAATTAAATAAAACTTGTAACACAAAATAAAATTGTCAACCATCTTTCTATagtgatcaatcaccaaaatgtcAAAATATTTTGAACTCCTAAAAGTCTATGATAGTCAATCCTGAAAGTAGTTCCTCCTCTCAGATATATTTTTTGTTAGCGTTCCTGTCGGAATCCTTACTTCAGTAGAAATGAATCAGAGCCACACTGATAAGGATAAACAGCACAAGTGGACAAAGGCCAAAAATGACTCATATGCCACGATCAACACAGCCAGGTTGAAAGCATTTAGGTGACAGTTTATTTAGTATTTGTTGAAAAATTGGAGTCAAAATGATTTAAATTATCGTCAGGCTATCACACATTTATTGAGGTCTATGATCCTCCTCCTGGTTTGTTTTTTGATGTAGCTGACAGCAGTCCTCACTCCGCATTCAAACACTTCTTGCACCCCTCTGTTAGTAATTGCTGAGCACTCCAGGTAACCTCGCGCTCTGATATCTCTTGCCAACCTCTTCCCATCAACAGTTGTGATGGTGCGAAAAGTGCCTATGTCACGTTGGTCTATTTGTGTGGCAATGACCAATACTGGAGTCTTTGGTAAGAAACTTCTGATTTCTGGCATCCATTTATTCCTAACGTTCAAGTAGGACATAGGGTTTGCCACAGAGTAGCAAATTAGCACCACATCAGCTTGCTGGTAAGAAAGAGGGCGAATTCCTTGAAATGAATCACTTCCCgatgtgtcccagagtcccaggctGATCTGAGTTCCATCCATAAACACATCTACTCCAGTATTGTCATAAACTGTGGGCCTGTAGATATCTGGGAAAGTCTCTGATGTAAACCTCACTAGTAAAGATGTTTTCCCCACTTTTACATCACCCACAAGAACACATTTTATTGAGCTCATGATGCCTTCAAGCTTCTATGCAACCAGCTTTGCACAAGTCTTTTCAATCTCTCACAGCAGGAGTACAGATTCTTCAAAGAAATACTCTTCCTTTATAGTACAGCAGTTCACTATAAAAGGATGTTCATACAGAAAGTTCCACCAAAGCTTTCTTTCACCTGTGAAACAAGAAAGAAACATTTAGTGATAAAAAGTTCTGGTAAAGTGTCATACTCAAAAGATTAACTAATGTtttttctttcagatgctgaccTATCACAGTTTATTTGCAACTTTTTACTTCAGAAGTAATAATTGGTTGACACGAAGGTTTGGTTTTAAGAGTCTAGAGAttgtaggaggaagggaaggaTTTCCACAGACCTGGACAAGAATAGTTAGAGCAGAAGACAGGACAATGAATCTTGACTTTAAATACAGATAAAATGAAGACGATAACATAATTAATACTACTATGAACTGAAGAATTCCTCGGTGTGCTAGCTGTAGCAAAATTTTAAGCCTGTCTACGGAGAATGAGCTTACAATTTCAGTGCACATGGTGCACAGAGAAAACCTTCCTCTGTGCATTATTTTATATTGTCACTCTTTCAAGAAGTTTTACATAAATCTGTGAAAATTAAGAGGAAAATCAAAAGTTAGCATTTTAACACATTTAAATTAATTGTTGCTGCAGATTTTACCTGTAATAAAACACTCAATGTTGTCACTAATTTCCACCACAGGCTTTACGAATAGATTCAAATATAGGTAGTACTCTTCTGTTGATGTATTGTACTTCTCACACTTCAGTTCTGTAGCTCTCACTTCTATATATATTGCTCTTCCTTCCTGATAACTTTGAGAACATGACAGTGCTCCGAGCAGTTCTTGAAACATTCTCGTGACGTACCCAATTCTAAGAAAATAGACTAACATACTTCCTTCTGAATCCATATGGTATTGCTCCATTCCAATGATTTCACTTTTCACAGAAACGATACATCACGGAGCATGACTATGGGAAACTCTCTTTCTAGAGTTAACTGAGGAACAGCTGCAGAATTTGTCCCCTATTGTGACAATAATCCCAACCGACATGACTCGTAGTAAGCAGACTCTATTCCCCGCACCTCCCCCACAGACCTAACTAGTCACCAGAAACGGAATAAACAAGTCATCCGAACATCTTAATTCACAATGCTCCCAGCACAAGCAGTCATGGCAGGAAATCTGGATGTATTGATGCAGTAGTGTCCCCCTCCtactttagccaggggacacttgtataatttgtggttttagtgcccaaaaaaaccccacaaaaaaaacaaaataagggcacttgaaaactgtttggagtgttccccccctttaataagggggcacttgatttaattgttttttgttttgcaacaagagTTGTATCGATGCAGTCCTCCTGCAATCACAACGTGCAATGATTTCAGAAAATATATAAATGAATGGACACTtttgagagaaagaaaaaaaagttaCTCGAATCTGACACCAGGTTTGTTGGAAGTGGTTGAGTTTTACTGCGGTTTTGTAGTTTGCATTGTGGCTCAGGGAGGGGCCCAATGGAGGCATTCAAGTTTTGCATAAGAGCCTCAAACATTTAAGAAGAGAAATAAATTCAGTGCCCTTCCAATTTCCAATATGCAAACCATAGCCCTTATTTCTCAGCCAAGCAATTAAGGAAGAAAGGCTGTGATCCTTAGACAGGGAGAACCGACCTAACTCCCTTCCATCAAATGCTCCTCTGTCAGTTATACACGGCAAGCAACACTATCCGCATACAGAACATACACATGCAAAACTGAAAGTGTTAACTCCATCTACAAATTGTGAGGCAgagcagcactgtgtgtctaatccGCAGCTGTCTTTTCTGATACGAACATTGCCAAGAAATAAAAGGAAGTCACAGTTATTCAAATGCAGTTGATGCAAACTCTCCAAGTATGTATCTACAGAGCGACACCTGTAATGCCAGCTCCTTAATGAAGAGCTAAACTATGCAACTTTATGTTTGACTACAT contains these protein-coding regions:
- the rhoh gene encoding rho-related GTP-binding protein RhoH, yielding MSSIKCVLVGDVKVGKTSLLVRFTSETFPDIYRPTVYDNTGVDVFMDGTQISLGLWDTSGSDSFQGIRPLSYQQADVVLICYSVANPMSYLNVRNKWMPEIRSFLPKTPVLVIATQIDQRDIGTFRTITTVDGKRLARDIRARGYLECSAITNRGVQEVFECGVRTAVSYIKKQTRRRIIDLNKCVIA